The genomic region GACGGCTACATCGGTACAATTAGGGATCTGCTTGGGGTTCTCTTAATGATAAGGTAAAAAAATCAACACATTTCTCAAACTAAACTTAACATAAGTTGAGATTCGCCTAGTACAGCCATGACCTGGCGACTTCATGCCGGAGGCTATCGCCTTGCTGAAAGGCATTGGTGTGGCTGATCGCTAGAAATTACCCAGATTCAGGGTTGCGAGTCTTACTGTTGTTCTATCAAAACTGTAACTTAATGCAACTAAGGGAGCGTTGAAGTCCATTGGAAAATCATAAAGAAAAAATTTTGGTCGTTGATGATGAGGCCAGTATCCGTCGGATTTTAGAAACTCGTCTTTCCATGATTGGCTACGATGTAGTGACTGCGGCTGATGGAGAAGAAGCCTTAGAGACCTTCCGCAAAACTAACCCGGATTTAGTGGTCTTGGATGTAATGATGCCCAAATTGGATGGGTATGGAGTCTGTCAGGAATTACGCAAGGAATCGGATATCCCGATTATTATGCTAACGGCCTTGGGAGATGTTGCCGATCGGATTACCGGGTTAGAATTGGGGGCGGATGATTACGTTGTTAAACCGTTTTCTCCCAAGGAACTCGAAGCTAGAATTCGCTCGGTATTAAGGCGGATTGACAAAAATGGAGCATCGGGTATTCCCAGTTCCGGTGTAATTCAGGTTAGCAATATTAGAATTGATACCAACAAACGACAGGTTTATAAAGGAGATGAACGCATCCGTCTAACGGGGATGGAATTTAGTTTATTAGAACTCTTAGTCAGTCGTTCTGGCGAACCCTTCTCTCGTTCTGAAATTTTACAAGAAGTCTGGGGATATACTCCAGAACGTCACGTTGATACCCGTGTGGTGGATGTTCATATTTCTCGCCTCCGGGCTAAGTTGGAAGATGATCCCAGTAATCCCGAATTAATTTTAACTGCACGCGGAACAGGGTATCTGTTTCAACGCATTATTGAGCCCGGAGAAGTCGGTTAAATAATTAAGAATTACGAATTAAGAATTAAGAATGAAGCAGTTGATTTAGCTCGTAATTCATAATTTCTAATTCGTAATTACTCTTTCAGTTGAATTCGGATGAAAGTATGGCGAAATCGGATCGAAATCGGGTATTACGATTACTCCCCATTTTTGCAGGAGGTTTGGGAGGGGTGCTACTCCTGGTAAATCGGGTCTTGACCCCGCAGTTATTGGACTCTCAAGCTCGTTCCGATGCCTTGGGGGTGATTTTAAGTGCTGTGTTGATTTTAACGGGGTTATTGTGGCAGCAAGTTCAACCCCGATCACCGGATACTGTTGAGTTAATCGGAGAACAGGGCTTTGAATTAAAATCGGATTTACCCGAATTGATTAAAACGGAATTAGCTTGGGCTTCTCATCTCTTATTAACTAATACTGTCACCCGTTCTCTGGTGGTTTATTATCAGGGTGAAGTCTTATTAAGGCGAGGAGTATTAGGGAAAAATCCAGATGTTAAACCAGGGCCGATTTTACAACGGGTTTTGGAAAAACAAAAACCTGTTTATTTAGTTAATTTAGCGTTATATCCGGGGCGAATTGAATTTGATTATTTACCCGAAAATACACAGGGCGTTATTTGTCAACCCCTGGGTAACGGCGTGTTAATTTTAGGGGCTAATGCGCCTCGAAGTTATACTAAACAAGATGAAAATTGGGTAGGAGGAATTGGGGATAAGTTAACAAATACATTATCGAATCTACTCAATCAAACTTCAACCCTAACCTAGGGGTTCTAAAACAGCATACAACGATACAATCACTATCCGGGTATTCAGGATCATCTGGTGAACAAGAAACTGAAGCTCAAATTGTAGGGTAAAATTAGAGAAAATTGAGAAAATCTTAATTTTTGCCCCTCGATTCCTAATATTTTTTCTAGAGGCGAACTTTACCCGTAGAATATTAGAAGTCAGCTTTTTGTCAAAAATCAAGCTTAAAGTGGTGATTGAGAAATAATCTCTGAATCGCTGTGGCTTTAACTATGCAATATAGCGACAGAATTCAATCATCAGTTCGTTTCCACAACCCTTGGAATGTTGACTTTGGAGTCTAAGTCATGGAGATTGTATT from Planktothrix serta PCC 8927 harbors:
- the rpaB gene encoding response regulator transcription factor RpaB, encoding MENHKEKILVVDDEASIRRILETRLSMIGYDVVTAADGEEALETFRKTNPDLVVLDVMMPKLDGYGVCQELRKESDIPIIMLTALGDVADRITGLELGADDYVVKPFSPKELEARIRSVLRRIDKNGASGIPSSGVIQVSNIRIDTNKRQVYKGDERIRLTGMEFSLLELLVSRSGEPFSRSEILQEVWGYTPERHVDTRVVDVHISRLRAKLEDDPSNPELILTARGTGYLFQRIIEPGEVG
- a CDS encoding cofactor assembly of complex C subunit B, yielding MAKSDRNRVLRLLPIFAGGLGGVLLLVNRVLTPQLLDSQARSDALGVILSAVLILTGLLWQQVQPRSPDTVELIGEQGFELKSDLPELIKTELAWASHLLLTNTVTRSLVVYYQGEVLLRRGVLGKNPDVKPGPILQRVLEKQKPVYLVNLALYPGRIEFDYLPENTQGVICQPLGNGVLILGANAPRSYTKQDENWVGGIGDKLTNTLSNLLNQTSTLT